One region of Polypterus senegalus isolate Bchr_013 chromosome 11, ASM1683550v1, whole genome shotgun sequence genomic DNA includes:
- the actr1b gene encoding actin related protein 1B — protein sequence MESYDIIANQPVVIDNGSGVIKAGFAGDQIPKYCFPNYVGRPKHVRVMAGALEGDLFIGPKAEEHRGLLSVRYPMEHGIVRDWNDMERIWQYVYSKDQLQTFSEEHPVLLTEAPLNPSKNRERAAEVFFETFNVPALFISMQAVLSLYATGRTTGVVLDAGDGVTHAVPIYEGFAMPHSILRVDIAGRDVSRFLKLLLRKEGYDFHTSAEFEVVRTIKERACYLSINPQKDETLETEKAQYTLPDGSTLDIGPARFRAPELLFRPDLIGDESHGIHEVLAFAIQKSDMDLRRTLFSNIVLSGGSTLFKGFGDRLLSEVKKLAPKDVKIKISAPQERLYSTWIGGSILASLDTFKKMWVSKKEYEEDGARAVHRKTF from the exons TGTGGGACGTCCCAAACATGTTCGGGTAATGGCGGGAGCTCTTGAAGGGGATCTTTTCATTGGTCCTAAAGCTGAG GAACACAGAGGCCTACTTTCTGTCCGATACCCTATGGAACATGGAATTGTTCGGGACTGGAATGATATGGAGAGGATTTGGCAGTATGTGTATTCCAAAGATCAACTGCAGACATTCTCAGAAGAG catCCAGTCCTACTAACTGAAGCCCCATTGAACCCAAGCAAAAATCGAGAACGGGCAGCCGAAGTCTTCTTTGAAACATTTAATGTTCCAGCCCTTTTCATTTCCATGCAAGCTGTTTTGAGTCT GTATGCAACAGGGCGAACAACAGGTGTTGTACTAGATGCTGGGGATGGTGTCACCCATGCAGTGCCTATCTATGAGGGCTTTGCCATGCCACACTCCATCTTGCGGGTTGATATTGCAGGCCGAGATGTTTCACGTTTCCTGAAGCTGCTGCTCCGTAAAGAGGGATATGATTTTCATACCTCAGCTGAGTTTGAGGTGGTTCGCACCATTAAAGAG AGAGCTTGCTACTTGTCAATAAATCCTCAAAAGGATGAGACATTGGAAACCGAGAAGGCACAGTACACTCTTCCAGATGGCAGCACACTTGAT atTGGCCCTGCTCGCTTCCGGGCTCCAGAGCTTCTATTCCGGCCAGACCTTATAGGAGATGAGAGCCATGGCATTCATGAAGTTCTTGCCTTTGCCATCCAAAAATCTGACATGGACCTTCGACGGACACTCTTTTCCAACATTGTGCTTTCAGGAGGGTCAACTCTTTTTAAAG gGTTTGGTGATCGATTATTAAGTGAAGTAAAGAAGTTGGCACCTAAAGATGTTAAAATTAAG ATCTCAGCTCCCCAAGAGAGACTATATTCAACATGGATTGG TGGCTCTATCCTGGCTTCATTAGACACCTTTAAAAAGATGTGGGTTTCTAAGAAAGAGTATGAAGAGGATGGTGCCCGAGCAGTTCAcaggaaaacattttaa